Part of the Brassica oleracea var. oleracea cultivar TO1000 chromosome C8, BOL, whole genome shotgun sequence genome is shown below.
CTACTGGCACCATCAGTCCCTCCTGGTTTCGCCCCCAAATCCATTGTCGCGCCAGAGGTGTTTGAGCAGATGCAGCTTTATATGAACTGTACTGATCCAGAGGAAAGACGCATTAGAGAGTTCAAGATGAAAATGGCGTTGCAAGATCTCTCAATGAACCCTGGAGCTCAAAGCTCATACCTTCGTTTAGAGGATCCCCCAATGATATCTGGAGTCCAAAACAAGAATATAGGGCGCGGCGCGTCTTTGACTTCCGAATGGCTGAAACAGTGTAAGAGAACTCTCAAACAGAAGGTGTAACTCTGAATGTACCTACACTATCAGAAAGAGATGGAAATAACCGTGTATCTATGCCTAAGACTACGCTCACGGGTGAAAGCCTACAGAAGGAGCTCACTGTTGCTAAGAGGTCTCGACAGACTGAGCTGTTAGAAATGCCATTTAAAACGTTAGAGGGATCAGGAGAGTACTTGCCTCCTAAACTAGGGGCGCTTTTCGCTATTGGTCACGATGAGCATTCTGTCTCGGGGAAGAGTGATAGAAGCAAGTCATCTAAGCGCAAAGGTGCTTCTTGGAGACGGTTTAAACAAGAACCGAAGGGGGCTCTGACTGATGCTGGAATAGAATCGCCCAGGGCTACTCAAGATGAAGGGGATAGTAATGTCAAGCGAAAGGCAGGGGATGACAGGGAGGCTTCGTCCAAGATGCTAAAACAATCTGAAGGTTTGATGGTACACCAGAAACCATCCACTCCTCAATGACGACGCTCAGTTGGAACTGTCGGGGTTTGAGGAGCATCCTGACAGTTCGACGTCTAGAGGAGATGTGTCGTGAGCATCTTCCAGACTTCTTGTTTCTCCTAGAGACTAAAAACTCTAGTGATCACATAGAAGGTTTTAGGAGATCGTTGGGTTATGACCACATCTTTTTGGTGAATCCAGTGGGTCTCAGTGGAGGTTTAGCATTGTTTTGGCGGAACTCGCATGAAGTTGAGGTATTATCATCGTTTGATAGAATCATTGATGTCAGAGTAAAGCAGCGAGACTTAGTATATTTCATCTCCTTTGTATATGGGGACCCTATTCGACATAAACGACACATAATCTGGGAAAATTTAAAGACTATAGGTCTGAACAGGAATGCTGGTTGGTGTCTTGTTGGAGACTTCAATGAGATGATGAATGCAGTGGAGAAGATTGGTGGACCAGTGCATGAGGAATCATCTTTTTATCCTTTTCGTTCCATGGTTCGAGATTGTAGGGTTAAAGAAGTGCCAAGCTCAGGAGATAAGTTATCATGGGCTGGGGTCAGAGAGATAATGACCAATGGACTGAAGGAGAAAGTATGGATACAGTGTCATTTGGACAGAGCATTTGGTAACGCCGAATGGTTTTGTCTCTTCCCTCGCGCACACACGTTGTATTTGGAGAGGTTGGGGTCTGATCACAGGCCCATTCTGACGAGTGTTATGGGTACAGATACGAAGAAGTTGGGATGCTTCGTTTATGACAAAAGGTGGAGTAATAATCCAGAAGTGTTGGAGCTGGTGCGTAAAGGATGGAACGTAGATCAGAACCGACAAGTGGCCACAGTCTCAGAGCGCATTGCTTCATGTCGCAAGATACTGGCTCAATGGAAACGTACTGGTGCTAGTAATTCGAAGAAGATGATCATGAAGTTGCGTACTGAGCTAGAGGAAAAGGAGAAAAAAGTTTCCCCGAACTTGCAGAGGACTATCTATATGAAGCTGGAGCTTGCGAAATTATTCCAAGAAGAAGAAGAGTATTGGAAGCTTAAAAGCAAGAATAATTGGTTGCAATCAGGGGATAAAAACACTAAAGTCTTCCATGGATGGGCCAAGACTAGGAAAATGAAAAATAATATTCCGAGTCTTACAGATTCTGTTGGGGTGGAGCATACTTCCGAAGAAGCAAAAGGTAATATAACTATACAATATTTCACAGAGCTCTTCACATCATCTAGGCCATCTGATGCCACTGAGCTGCTGCGAGATTTTGCGCCAAGAGTAACAGAGCGTATGAATTAAAACCTGACCAAGCCAGTGACAGATGCGGAGATAAAGAAAGCAGCAAAAGCAATAAAGAGTGATAGCTCTCCTGGGGCAGATGGCATGACAGGGCACTTTTTCAGAAGTTTTGGCCCATCATTGGTCCTCAGATTATTCTAGAAGTAAAGCGCTTCTTCGTGGAAGGTGTTATTCCTCAAGACTGGAACTTCACTCAGCTTTGCTTGTTATCAAAGAAACCAAATCCCTCTCTCGTGACAGACCTTCGAACTATCAGCCTATGCGCAGTCTCGTATAAGATCGGCTCCAATATCTTATGTGCTCGGCTGAAAGGCATTCTGCCCTTATTGGTCTCGCCTACTCAAGGGGCCTTTGTGGCGGGAAGGCTGATATCTGATAACTTGTTGACAGCGCATGAGATGCTACATGGCTTAAAGATTAATCCAAACTGCAAAACAGACTACATTGCAATCAAAACAGACATGTCCAAAGCGTATGACAGAGTGGAATGAAACTTCTTGGAGACATTATTTCTGAAAATGGGTTTCGCTAACAAGTGGATTCAGTGGATTATGGGATGCATTCGTTCGGTTACCTACACGGTGCTTGTGAATGGACAGACGTATGGAAAGATCTCACCAGAACGTGGCATAAGACAAGGCGACCCTTTATTTCCCTTCTTATTTAAACTTTGTGCAGAGGCATTAGTTCATGTGATGAACAGAGCGGAACTAGAGGGTAATATCACAGGAATGCAACTTACAAAGCACTGCCCATCTATTCAACATTTATTATTCGCCGATGACAGCCTTTTTCTCTATCAAGCGACTTTAAAGGAGTGTTCCAATTTTCTACATTGCCTGGAGTTGTACGGAAAAGCATCGGGAAAAGAGATCAACTTTCACAAATCGTCAATTACCTTTGGTGCTGCAATTGACCCGGTGATGAAACGAGTGATAGCGGAGTTGCTGGAGATTGAGAATGAAAGTGGAGCTGGTTCTTATTTGGGTCTCCCGGAGTGTTTCAGTGGATCGAAACAGAAGCTGTTAGCCTTTATAAGTGAGAAACTTGGTAAAAGACTTAGTGGGTGGTACGACAAAACGCTTTCTCTTGGGGGAAAGGAGGTACTCCTAAAGTCAATTTCCATGGCTCTTCCTGTTTATGCTATGTCCTGCTTCCGGTTAACCAAGCATCACTGTCAAAAGATCATGAGTGCGATGGCGGCCTTCTGGTGGAATGAAAGCAGTGACAAGAGGAAAATTCATTGGGTGTCTTGGCCAAAACTTTGCACATCAAAAGAGAGTGGTGGTCTAGGTTTTCGTGACATTGAAGACTTCAATCAAGCATTGTTGGCTAAGCAAGCTTGGAAGCTTCTGAACGAACCTGAGAGTTTACTAGCACGAGTTTACAAGGGCAGATACTATGCTAATAAAGACTTTCTGGAGTGTAGAAAGGGTTACAGACCATCATATGCTTTGAGAAGCATCCTTTTTGGACGAGAGCTTCTGATGAAAGGACTGATTAAATCGATTGGTAATGGAAGGTCAACGTTTGTATGGAGTGAAAATTGGATCATGGATAGTACCCCTCGTCGCCCTGTTAATCGTCAACTGTTATTTGATGTTACACTGAAAGTCTCAGCGCTTATTGACAGTTTGGAAAGTTGGAACCTTGAGAGATTAGTAGAGCTATTTCCTCCAAATGAAGTTCAACGAATTAAACAAATGACTCCAGGAGTAGTGACTGATTGTCACGTTTGGGCCTTCTCAAGACATGGTGACTATACTGTCAAAACGGGATATGACTTGCTCATGAGAGCTAAGAATGCCCCTGCGGATCAGATCTCGCATGAGGAACAATCGCGAGTACTCTTAAAGAAAAGAGTTTGGAAGATCGCCACCCTTCCTAAGATTAGGATGTTTCTATGGAGAGCTATCTTAGGTGCTCTAGCGGTTGCAGATAGATTGAACTCTAGAGGACTCGGGGTGGATGCTAATTGCAAAATATGTCATAATAGCGCAGAGGCCATCAACCATGTACTCTTCCAATGCTCAATGGCTAATGAGACATGGTCTGAGACAGGTATGGTGCTTCCGCCTGAGTCTGTCCAATGATCCTTAGAAGAGAATCTCTCATATGTATTTGATTTGATGGAGGACAACGGACGTACTGAATCTTTAGCTCGCTCTATTCCTTGGGTACTCTGGCTAATATGGAAGAACAGAAACTCTCTTTTATATGCTGAAACAGAGGTATCTGTCGTGAGATCATTAAGTGAGATGATGGTGGAAGTGGAACAGTGGTTTCTCTTAAACAAACCTCAACTGCGAACTACAGAGGAGAGAGTTAGAATGGATAATAGTGACAAGTGGTGCCCACCAGATAATGGAGTCATTAAGTGCAACATCTATGCGAATTGGAGAAACGCATCAATGCATAGTGGTGTAGCTTGGATTGCAAGGGATCAGGCCGGGAACGTTTCTCATCATGCACGAGACGCGATCGTACATGCTCCTGACCGAATGGTAGCTGAGTTTAGATGCGCCATATGGGCTCTAACATGCTTACGAGATCTAGGAGTGCAAAAGGTGATAATGGCGTCAGACTATTATGAGGTAGTGGAAGCTATTAAAGTCCCGTATCTATGGCCCCACTATAGAGACCTCTTGCAACGAATCATGGGTTTTAAAAGAACTTTTGATAGTTTAGAGTTTGAAGGAGAAAAAGTTGTTGCCAACGGTGTAGCCAGAGATATAGCAAAAAGTGTTCTGCGAGATGGACGCTTTTAATCATATTTGGCAATGGGAGGACCTTCATGGCTTCATGATCGGATAGCAAGAGATGCCGTTAGAAGTGACGTTTGACTCTTATTTAGAGTGTTGTTGCTTTTCTTTTTAAGGCCTACGCTTGTGTCATAAGGCTTCGTCTCTGTTTTTTAGACTTCACTCTTGATTAATATCAATTCAGACGTTAAAAAAAAAAAGAATTTAGAGATTTTTATTTCTAGAGACACTT
Proteins encoded:
- the LOC106308633 gene encoding uncharacterized protein LOC106308633, giving the protein MTTLSWNCRGLRSILTVRRLEEMCREHLPDFLFLLETKNSSDHIEGFRRSLGYDHIFLVNPVGLSGGLALFWRNSHEVEVLSSFDRIIDVRVKQRDLVYFISFVYGDPIRHKRHIIWENLKTIGLNRNAGWCLVGDFNEMMNAVEKIGGPVHEESSFYPFRSMVRDCRVKEVPSSGDKLSWAGVREIMTNGLKEKVWIQCHLDRAFGNAEWFCLFPRAHTLYLERLGSDHRPILTSVMGTDTKKLGCFVYDKRWSNNPEVLELVRKGWNVDQNRQVATVSERIASCRKILAQWKRTGASNSKKMIMKLRTELEEKEKKVSPNLQRTIYMKLELAKLFQEEEEYWKLKSKNNWLQSGDKNTKVFHGWAKTRKMKNNIPSLTDSVGVEHTSEEAKGNITIQYFTELFTSSRPSDATELLRDFAPRIILEVKRFFVEGVIPQDWNFTQLCLLSKKPNPSLVTDLRTISLCAVSYKIGSNILCARLKGILPLLVSPTQGAFVAGRLISDNLLTAHEMLHGLKINPNCKTDYIAIKTDMSKAYDRVE